A single Armatimonadota bacterium DNA region contains:
- a CDS encoding GlsB/YeaQ/YmgE family stress response membrane protein — MTLGGLFLLFVIAAVIGAIFELIMGIKTGADWIGTIIVGFLGAWVGSALLRIGPIFSGVYLTSAIFGAIVLVFLLKLVTVRHAT, encoded by the coding sequence ATGACATTAGGTGGTCTTTTTCTCCTGTTTGTTATTGCTGCAGTAATAGGAGCAATTTTTGAGCTAATAATGGGCATAAAGACGGGTGCTGACTGGATAGGAACAATTATCGTAGGTTTCTTGGGCGCCTGGGTGGGGTCTGCACTTTTAAGGATTGGTCCAATATTTAGCGGAGTATACCTAACTTCGGCCATATTTGGGGCAATTGTCCTTGTATTCCTGCTGAAATTGGTAACCGTACGCCATGCGACCTAA